A single window of Streptomyces cathayae DNA harbors:
- the ftsE gene encoding cell division ATP-binding protein FtsE, producing the protein MIRFDNVSKAYPKQNRPALRDVTLEVEKGEFVFLVGSSGSGKSTFLRLILREERASQGQVHVLGKDLARVSNWKVPQVRRQLGTVFQDFRLLPNKTVAENVAFAQEVIGKSRGEIRKSVPQVLDLVGLGGKEERMPGELSGGEQQRVAIARAFVNRPKLLICDEPTGNLDPQTSVGIMKLLDRINRTGTTVVMATHDQNIVDQMRKRVIELEKGRLVRDQARGVYGYQH; encoded by the coding sequence GTGATCCGATTCGACAACGTCTCCAAGGCCTACCCCAAGCAGAACCGTCCAGCCCTCCGGGATGTCACCCTGGAGGTCGAGAAGGGCGAGTTCGTGTTCCTCGTGGGGTCCTCGGGCTCCGGCAAGTCCACCTTCCTGCGACTGATCCTCCGCGAGGAGCGGGCCAGCCAGGGTCAGGTGCACGTCCTGGGCAAGGACCTCGCGCGCGTCTCCAACTGGAAGGTGCCGCAGGTCCGGCGCCAGCTGGGGACGGTGTTCCAGGACTTCCGCCTGCTGCCCAACAAGACGGTCGCCGAGAACGTGGCCTTCGCGCAGGAGGTCATCGGCAAGTCCCGGGGCGAGATCCGCAAGTCCGTGCCGCAGGTGCTCGACCTCGTCGGACTCGGCGGCAAGGAGGAACGGATGCCCGGTGAGCTCTCCGGCGGTGAGCAGCAGCGCGTCGCCATCGCGCGGGCCTTCGTCAACCGGCCCAAGCTGCTCATCTGCGACGAGCCCACCGGCAACCTCGACCCGCAGACCTCGGTGGGCATCATGAAGCTGCTCGACCGCATCAACCGGACGGGCACCACCGTGGTGATGGCGACGCACGACCAGAACATCGTGGACCAGATGCGCAAGCGCGTCATCGAGCTGGAGAAGGGCCGCCTCGTCCGCGACCAGGCACGCGGCGTCTACGGCTACCAGCACTGA
- the ftsX gene encoding permease-like cell division protein FtsX: protein MRAQFVLSEIGVGLRRNLTMTFAVVVSVALSLALFGGSLLMSDQVTSMKGYWYDKVNVSVFLCNKSDAESDPNCAKGAVTEDQKGQIKGDLEKMSVVDSVTYESQDAAYKHYKEQFGDSPLASSLTPDQMQESYRIKLKDPEKYQVVATAFDGRDGVQSVQDQKGILDNLFGLLNGMNWAARAVMALMLVVALMLIVNTVRVSAFSRRRETGIMRLVGASGFYIQAPFIAEAAVAGLIGGTLACGFLLVGRYFIIDNGLALSEKLNLINFIGWDAVLTKLPLILATSLLMPALAAFFALRKYLKV, encoded by the coding sequence ATGCGCGCCCAGTTCGTTCTGTCGGAGATCGGTGTCGGTCTCCGCCGCAATCTGACGATGACCTTCGCCGTCGTCGTCTCCGTCGCCCTGTCGCTCGCCCTGTTCGGCGGGTCGCTCCTGATGAGCGACCAGGTCACCAGCATGAAGGGCTACTGGTACGACAAGGTCAACGTCTCCGTCTTCCTGTGCAACAAGAGCGACGCCGAGTCCGACCCCAACTGCGCCAAGGGCGCGGTGACCGAGGACCAGAAGGGGCAGATCAAGGGCGACCTGGAGAAGATGTCGGTCGTCGACTCGGTCACCTACGAGTCCCAGGACGCGGCGTACAAGCACTACAAGGAGCAGTTCGGCGACTCCCCGCTGGCCAGCTCCCTCACCCCGGACCAGATGCAGGAGTCGTACCGCATCAAGCTGAAGGACCCGGAGAAGTACCAGGTCGTCGCGACCGCCTTCGACGGCCGGGACGGCGTGCAGTCCGTGCAGGACCAGAAGGGCATCCTGGACAACCTCTTCGGGCTGCTGAACGGCATGAACTGGGCCGCCCGCGCGGTGATGGCGCTCATGCTGGTCGTCGCCCTGATGCTGATCGTCAACACGGTGCGCGTCTCGGCGTTCAGCCGGCGCCGGGAGACCGGGATCATGCGCCTGGTCGGCGCCTCGGGCTTCTACATCCAGGCGCCGTTCATCGCCGAGGCCGCGGTCGCCGGACTCATCGGCGGCACCCTCGCCTGCGGATTCCTGCTGGTCGGCCGGTACTTCATCATCGACAACGGACTGGCGCTGTCGGAGAAGCTGAATCTGATCAACTTCATCGGCTGGGACGCGGTACTGACGAAGCTTCCGCTGATCCTCGCCACGAGCCTGCTGATGCCCGCCCTGGCCGCTTTCTTCGCGTTGCGCAAGTACCTGAAGGTTTGA
- a CDS encoding S41 family peptidase: protein MSGRALFCQPRRFRRGSALTLVFASVLVAGAATGSLPATDRKPAARPTQAAAPTGRHAEVAEAAEEAMAAGTSPVEAAERAVSRSGDRWGAVYSPGEYEEFEDALDGRYTGVGLWARERSGRIEVTGVGSGTPAAEAGIRAGDRLRSVDGERVDGRPVTEVVSLLRGGDAAESAGTTVRLGLERGTRTWSETLRRTRLSRDTVTVDELPGRITVIKVGAFTKGSGDQVRTVVEEAPADAGLVLDLRGNSGGLVTEAVTAASAFLDGGLVATYDVEGEQRALHAEPGGDTGRPLVVLVDGGTMSAAELLTGALQDRGRAVVVGARTFGKGSVQMPGRLPDGSVAELTVGHYRTPSGRGVDGHGITPDLEAETQALRRAGTVLAGLGR, encoded by the coding sequence ATGTCAGGTCGTGCCCTGTTCTGCCAGCCCCGCCGCTTCCGCCGCGGATCCGCCCTGACGTTGGTGTTCGCGAGCGTGCTCGTGGCCGGCGCGGCCACCGGCAGCCTGCCCGCGACCGACCGGAAACCCGCAGCGCGCCCCACCCAGGCGGCCGCCCCCACCGGACGCCACGCGGAGGTCGCCGAGGCGGCCGAGGAGGCCATGGCGGCCGGCACGTCCCCCGTGGAGGCCGCCGAGCGCGCCGTCAGCCGCAGTGGGGACCGGTGGGGCGCCGTCTACTCCCCGGGCGAGTACGAGGAGTTCGAGGACGCCCTCGACGGCCGGTACACCGGTGTCGGCCTGTGGGCCCGGGAACGGTCCGGCCGGATCGAGGTGACCGGGGTGGGCAGCGGCACCCCCGCGGCCGAGGCCGGTATCCGCGCGGGCGACCGGCTGCGCAGCGTCGACGGCGAGCGGGTCGACGGGCGGCCCGTCACCGAGGTCGTCTCCTTACTGCGGGGTGGCGACGCGGCCGAGTCCGCCGGCACCACCGTCCGCCTCGGCCTGGAGCGCGGCACGCGCACCTGGAGCGAGACCCTGCGCCGGACCCGGCTCTCCCGCGACACCGTCACCGTCGACGAACTCCCCGGCCGGATCACCGTCATCAAGGTCGGCGCCTTCACCAAGGGCTCCGGCGACCAGGTACGGACCGTCGTCGAGGAGGCACCGGCCGACGCCGGCCTCGTCCTCGACCTGCGCGGCAACTCCGGCGGCCTGGTCACCGAGGCCGTCACCGCGGCCTCCGCCTTCCTCGACGGCGGCCTGGTCGCCACGTACGACGTCGAGGGCGAGCAGCGCGCCCTGCACGCCGAGCCCGGCGGCGACACCGGCAGACCCCTGGTCGTGCTCGTCGACGGCGGGACGATGAGCGCGGCCGAACTGCTCACCGGCGCCCTCCAGGACCGGGGCCGGGCGGTCGTGGTGGGCGCCCGCACCTTCGGCAAGGGCTCCGTGCAGATGCCCGGCCGGCTGCCCGACGGCTCGGTCGCCGAACTGACCGTCGGCCACTACCGCACCCCGTCCGGCCGGGGGGTCGACGGGCACGGCATCACCCCCGACCTGGAGGCCGAGACGCAGGCGCTCCGGCGGGCGGGAACGGTCCTCGCCGGGC